In Perca flavescens isolate YP-PL-M2 chromosome 7, PFLA_1.0, whole genome shotgun sequence, the following proteins share a genomic window:
- the LOC114559377 gene encoding tubulin alpha-1B chain isoform X2, giving the protein MRECISVHVGQAGVQIGNACWELYCLEHGIQPDGQMPSDKTIGGGDDSFTTFFSETGAGKHSPRAVFVDLEPTVIDEVRTGTYRQLFHPEQLITGKEDAANNYARGHYTIGKEIIDLVLDRIRKLADQCTGLQGFLVFHSFGGGTGSGFTSLLMERLSVDYGKKSKLEFSVYPAPQVSTAVVEPYNAILTTHTTLEHSDCSFMVDNEAIYDICRRNLDIERPSYTNLNRLISQIVSSVTASLRFDGALNVDLTEFQTNLVPYPRIHFPLATYAPVISAEKAFHEQITVAEITTACFEPANQFVKCDPRHGKYMACCLLYRGDVVPKDVNAAIATIKTKRSIQFVDWCPTGFKVGINYQPPTVVPGGDLAKVQRAVCMLSNTTAIAEAWARLDHKFDLMYAKRAFVHWYVGEGMEEGEFSEAREDMAALEKDYEEVGVDSIEGEGEEEGEEY; this is encoded by the exons ATG CGTGAGTGTATCTCAGTGCACGTTGGTCAGGCTGGTGTCCAAATTGGCAATGCCTGCTGGGAGCTTTACTGCCTGGAACATGGCATCCAGCCGGACGGACAGATGCCCAGTGACAAGACCATCGGTGGAGGAGACGATTCCTTCACCACCTTCTTCAGTGAGACTGGAGCTGGAAAGCACAGTCCGAGGGCTGTTTTTGTCGACCTGGAGCCCACTGTCATCG ATGAGGTGCGCACTGGGACCTACCGCCAGCTGTTCCACCCTGAGCAGCTGATCACCGGCAAGGAGGATGCTGCCAACAACTACGCCCGTGGACACTACACCATCGGCAAAGAGATCATCGACCTGGTGCTGGACCGGATCCGCAAACTG GCTGACCAGTGCACCGGCCTTCAGGGCTTCCTGGTTTTCCACAGCTTCGGGGGTGGCACCGGCTCTGGTTTCACCTCCCTGCTGATGGAGCGTCTGTCTGTCGACTACGGCAAGAAGTCCAAGCTGGAGTTCTCTGTCTACCCAGCTCCCCAGGTGTCCACCGCTGTGGTGGAGCCCTACAACGCAATCCTGACCACCCACACCACCCTGGAGCACTCGGACTGTTCTTTCATGGTGGACAACGAGGCCATCTACGATATCTGCCGTAGGAACCTCGATATCGAGCGTCCTTCTTACACAAACCTGAACAGGTTGATCAGCCAGATAGTGTCCTCCGTCACTGCCTCACTTCGTTTTGACGGTGCCCTCAATGTTGATCTGACAGAGTTCCAGACCAACTTGGTGCCATATCCCCGTATCCACTTCCCCCTGGCCACCTATGCCCCTGTCATCTCTGCTGAGAAGGCTTTCCATGAGCAAATAACAGTGGCAGAAATCACAACTGCCTGCTTCGAACCAGCAAATCAGTTTGTGAAATGTGACCCTCGCCACGGCAAATACATGGCCTGCTGCCTTTTGTATCGTGGCGATGTGGTGCCCAAAGATGTAAACGCTGCCATTGCCACCATTAAAACCAAGCGGTCCATCCAGTTTGTGGACTGGTGCCCCACTGGTTTCAAGGTGGGCATCAACTACCAGCCGCCCACTGTAGTTCCTGGTGGAGACCTGGCCAAGGTCCAGAGGGCTGTGTGCATGCTGAGCAACACCACTGCTATTGCAGAGGCCTGGGCTCGGCTTGACCACAAGTTTGATCTGATGTACGCTAAGCGCGCCTTTGTTCACTGGTATGTGGGTgaggggatggaggagggagagttcTCTGAGGCCAGAGAGGACATGGCAGCCCTGGAGAAGGATTATGAGGAGGTTGGAGTCGACTCTAttgagggggagggagaggaggaaggagaggaataTTAA
- the LOC114559377 gene encoding tubulin alpha-1B chain isoform X1: MLQISVFLQRECISVHVGQAGVQIGNACWELYCLEHGIQPDGQMPSDKTIGGGDDSFTTFFSETGAGKHSPRAVFVDLEPTVIDEVRTGTYRQLFHPEQLITGKEDAANNYARGHYTIGKEIIDLVLDRIRKLADQCTGLQGFLVFHSFGGGTGSGFTSLLMERLSVDYGKKSKLEFSVYPAPQVSTAVVEPYNAILTTHTTLEHSDCSFMVDNEAIYDICRRNLDIERPSYTNLNRLISQIVSSVTASLRFDGALNVDLTEFQTNLVPYPRIHFPLATYAPVISAEKAFHEQITVAEITTACFEPANQFVKCDPRHGKYMACCLLYRGDVVPKDVNAAIATIKTKRSIQFVDWCPTGFKVGINYQPPTVVPGGDLAKVQRAVCMLSNTTAIAEAWARLDHKFDLMYAKRAFVHWYVGEGMEEGEFSEAREDMAALEKDYEEVGVDSIEGEGEEEGEEY; the protein is encoded by the exons ATGTTACAAATTTCTGTTTTCCTCCAGCGTGAGTGTATCTCAGTGCACGTTGGTCAGGCTGGTGTCCAAATTGGCAATGCCTGCTGGGAGCTTTACTGCCTGGAACATGGCATCCAGCCGGACGGACAGATGCCCAGTGACAAGACCATCGGTGGAGGAGACGATTCCTTCACCACCTTCTTCAGTGAGACTGGAGCTGGAAAGCACAGTCCGAGGGCTGTTTTTGTCGACCTGGAGCCCACTGTCATCG ATGAGGTGCGCACTGGGACCTACCGCCAGCTGTTCCACCCTGAGCAGCTGATCACCGGCAAGGAGGATGCTGCCAACAACTACGCCCGTGGACACTACACCATCGGCAAAGAGATCATCGACCTGGTGCTGGACCGGATCCGCAAACTG GCTGACCAGTGCACCGGCCTTCAGGGCTTCCTGGTTTTCCACAGCTTCGGGGGTGGCACCGGCTCTGGTTTCACCTCCCTGCTGATGGAGCGTCTGTCTGTCGACTACGGCAAGAAGTCCAAGCTGGAGTTCTCTGTCTACCCAGCTCCCCAGGTGTCCACCGCTGTGGTGGAGCCCTACAACGCAATCCTGACCACCCACACCACCCTGGAGCACTCGGACTGTTCTTTCATGGTGGACAACGAGGCCATCTACGATATCTGCCGTAGGAACCTCGATATCGAGCGTCCTTCTTACACAAACCTGAACAGGTTGATCAGCCAGATAGTGTCCTCCGTCACTGCCTCACTTCGTTTTGACGGTGCCCTCAATGTTGATCTGACAGAGTTCCAGACCAACTTGGTGCCATATCCCCGTATCCACTTCCCCCTGGCCACCTATGCCCCTGTCATCTCTGCTGAGAAGGCTTTCCATGAGCAAATAACAGTGGCAGAAATCACAACTGCCTGCTTCGAACCAGCAAATCAGTTTGTGAAATGTGACCCTCGCCACGGCAAATACATGGCCTGCTGCCTTTTGTATCGTGGCGATGTGGTGCCCAAAGATGTAAACGCTGCCATTGCCACCATTAAAACCAAGCGGTCCATCCAGTTTGTGGACTGGTGCCCCACTGGTTTCAAGGTGGGCATCAACTACCAGCCGCCCACTGTAGTTCCTGGTGGAGACCTGGCCAAGGTCCAGAGGGCTGTGTGCATGCTGAGCAACACCACTGCTATTGCAGAGGCCTGGGCTCGGCTTGACCACAAGTTTGATCTGATGTACGCTAAGCGCGCCTTTGTTCACTGGTATGTGGGTgaggggatggaggagggagagttcTCTGAGGCCAGAGAGGACATGGCAGCCCTGGAGAAGGATTATGAGGAGGTTGGAGTCGACTCTAttgagggggagggagaggaggaaggagaggaataTTAA
- the LOC114559377 gene encoding tubulin alpha-1B chain isoform X3 — protein sequence MPSDKTIGGGDDSFTTFFSETGAGKHSPRAVFVDLEPTVIDEVRTGTYRQLFHPEQLITGKEDAANNYARGHYTIGKEIIDLVLDRIRKLADQCTGLQGFLVFHSFGGGTGSGFTSLLMERLSVDYGKKSKLEFSVYPAPQVSTAVVEPYNAILTTHTTLEHSDCSFMVDNEAIYDICRRNLDIERPSYTNLNRLISQIVSSVTASLRFDGALNVDLTEFQTNLVPYPRIHFPLATYAPVISAEKAFHEQITVAEITTACFEPANQFVKCDPRHGKYMACCLLYRGDVVPKDVNAAIATIKTKRSIQFVDWCPTGFKVGINYQPPTVVPGGDLAKVQRAVCMLSNTTAIAEAWARLDHKFDLMYAKRAFVHWYVGEGMEEGEFSEAREDMAALEKDYEEVGVDSIEGEGEEEGEEY from the exons ATGCCCAGTGACAAGACCATCGGTGGAGGAGACGATTCCTTCACCACCTTCTTCAGTGAGACTGGAGCTGGAAAGCACAGTCCGAGGGCTGTTTTTGTCGACCTGGAGCCCACTGTCATCG ATGAGGTGCGCACTGGGACCTACCGCCAGCTGTTCCACCCTGAGCAGCTGATCACCGGCAAGGAGGATGCTGCCAACAACTACGCCCGTGGACACTACACCATCGGCAAAGAGATCATCGACCTGGTGCTGGACCGGATCCGCAAACTG GCTGACCAGTGCACCGGCCTTCAGGGCTTCCTGGTTTTCCACAGCTTCGGGGGTGGCACCGGCTCTGGTTTCACCTCCCTGCTGATGGAGCGTCTGTCTGTCGACTACGGCAAGAAGTCCAAGCTGGAGTTCTCTGTCTACCCAGCTCCCCAGGTGTCCACCGCTGTGGTGGAGCCCTACAACGCAATCCTGACCACCCACACCACCCTGGAGCACTCGGACTGTTCTTTCATGGTGGACAACGAGGCCATCTACGATATCTGCCGTAGGAACCTCGATATCGAGCGTCCTTCTTACACAAACCTGAACAGGTTGATCAGCCAGATAGTGTCCTCCGTCACTGCCTCACTTCGTTTTGACGGTGCCCTCAATGTTGATCTGACAGAGTTCCAGACCAACTTGGTGCCATATCCCCGTATCCACTTCCCCCTGGCCACCTATGCCCCTGTCATCTCTGCTGAGAAGGCTTTCCATGAGCAAATAACAGTGGCAGAAATCACAACTGCCTGCTTCGAACCAGCAAATCAGTTTGTGAAATGTGACCCTCGCCACGGCAAATACATGGCCTGCTGCCTTTTGTATCGTGGCGATGTGGTGCCCAAAGATGTAAACGCTGCCATTGCCACCATTAAAACCAAGCGGTCCATCCAGTTTGTGGACTGGTGCCCCACTGGTTTCAAGGTGGGCATCAACTACCAGCCGCCCACTGTAGTTCCTGGTGGAGACCTGGCCAAGGTCCAGAGGGCTGTGTGCATGCTGAGCAACACCACTGCTATTGCAGAGGCCTGGGCTCGGCTTGACCACAAGTTTGATCTGATGTACGCTAAGCGCGCCTTTGTTCACTGGTATGTGGGTgaggggatggaggagggagagttcTCTGAGGCCAGAGAGGACATGGCAGCCCTGGAGAAGGATTATGAGGAGGTTGGAGTCGACTCTAttgagggggagggagaggaggaaggagaggaataTTAA
- the LOC114559378 gene encoding tubulin alpha chain: MRECISVHVGQAGVQIGNACWELYCLEHGIQPDGQMPSDKTIGGGDDSFNTFFSETGAGKHVPRAVFVDLEPTVIDEVRTGTYRQLFHPEQLITGKEDAANNYARGHYTIGKEIIDLVLDRIRKLADQCTGLQGFLVFHSFGGGTGSGFTSLLMERLSVDYGKKSKLEFSIYPAPQVSTAVVEPYNSILTTHTTLEHSDCAFMVDNEAIYDICRRNLDIERPSYTNLNRLIGQIVSSITASLRFDGALNVDLTEFQTNLVPYPRIHFPLATYAPVISAEKAYHEQLSVSEITNACFEPANQMVKCDPRHGKYMACCLLFRGDVVPKDVNAAIATIKTKRSIQFVDWCPTGFKVGINYQPPTVVPGGDLAKVQRAVCMLSNTTAIAEAWARLDHKFDLMYAKRAFVHWYVGEGMEEGEFSEAREDMAALEKDYEEVGVDSIEGEGEDEGEEY, encoded by the exons CGTGAGTGTATCTCAGTGCACGTTGGTCAGGCTGGTGTCCAGATTGGCAATGCCTGCTGGGAGCTTTACTGCCTGGAACATGGCATCCAGCCGGACGGACAGATGCCCAGTGACAAGACCATTGGAGGAGGAGACGATTCCTTCAACACCTTCTTCAGTGAGACTGGAGCTGGAAAACACGTCCCCAGAGCTGTTTTTGTCGACCTGGAGCCCACTGTCATCG ATGAGGTGCGCACTGGGACCTACCGCCAGCTGTTCCACCCTGAGCAGCTGATCACTGGCAAGGAGGATGCTGCCAACAACTACGCCCGTGGACACTACACCATCGGCAAAGAGATCATCGACCTGGTGCTGGACCGGATCCGCAAACTG GCTGACCAGTGCACCGGCCTTCAGGGCTTCCTGGTTTTCCACAGCTTCGGGGGTGGCACCGGCTCTGGTTTCACCTCCCTGCTGATGGAGCGTCTGTCTGTCGACTACGGCAAGAAGTCCAAGCTGGAGTTCTCCATCTACCCAGCTCCCCAGGTGTCCACCGCTGTGGTGGAGCCCTACAACTCCATCCTGACCACCCACACCACCCTGGAGCACTCTGACTGTGCCTTCATGGTGGACAACGAGGCCATCTACGATATCTGCCGTAGGAACCTCGATATCGAGCGTCCTTCTTACACCAACCTCAACAGGCTAATTGGTCAGATTGTGTCCTCCATCACTGCCTCCCTTCGTTTCGATGGTGCCCTCAATGTTGATCTGACGGAGTTCCAGACCAACTTGGTGCCATATCCCCGTATCCACTTCCCCCTGGCCACCTATGCCCCTGTCATCTCTGCTGAGAAGGCTTACCATGAGCAGCTCTCGGTGTCAGAAATCACCAACGCCTGCTTTGAACCAGCCAACCAGATGGTGAAATGTGACCCTCGCCACGGCAAATACATGGCTTGCTGCCTGCTGTTCCGTGGCGATGTGGTGCCCAAAGATGTAAACGCGGCCATTGCCACTATTAAAACCAAGCGCTCCATCCAGTTTGTGGACTGGTGCCCCACTGGTTTCAAGGTGGGCATCAACTACCAGCCACCCACTGTAGTTCCTGGTGGAGACCTGGCCAAGGTCCAGAGGGCTGTGTGCATGCTGAGCAACACCACTGCTATTGCAGAGGCCTGGGCTCGGCTTGACCACAAGTTTGATCTGATGTACGCTAAGCGCGCCTTTGTTCACTGGTATGTGGGTgaggggatggaggagggagagttcTCTGAGGCCAGAGAGGACATGGCAGCTCTGGAGAAGGATTATGAGGAGGTTGGAGTTGACTCTATTGAGGGTGAGGGAGAGGATGAAGGAGAGGAATATTAA